The Pseudanabaena yagii GIHE-NHR1 genome segment GGCAAAAGGGGATCATCCTGAAATAGTTTTTGGGCAGCACCACCAACTTCATCTAAATCAATTTTGACCCTATATAGCTTTAATTCTGAGATAGTTGCATCTAGTGCTATTTGCCTTTGAGAACTAGGTAAGGAATTACTGATTGATTTGACTTCAGGCTCACTTGCCATGACCATCAGAGGAATCATTGCCATTTTTCTGGCTAACTCCTCAGTTGCCGTTTGTCGAATGTTTTTACCCTGCAATGTACCGCGATCAGGCTGATTCTGTCTCAACTTCAGTGCACTAATCGATGCTTTCAAAACCTCTGGCTTAACTTCTATCCCTATAGATTTTGCGGCAATCACCAATGATGAACTGAGGTTATGGATAGAGACCTTAGGTAAGAGATCGATCGCGCCACGACGAATTGCCCAACGCTTTTCTACTTCTTTAATTTGAGTCTGTCTTGGATTAATAAGCAGAATTTTTACTTGAGGAGCATTATCTGTACACCACTTACAAAGTTCCGTCGCCAATAATGATGTTCCACCCTCATGCCTAACACCAATATCGGCAATTATTAGCTCAGGTAAGGATTGATTAGCTTTTAATTTTTGAGTGAGCAGTTTTAGTAAATCTTGGGATTCAGGGGCTGCCCAAACTTCAAGTTGATGCGATGATAAAGCTTTATGCCAAATCATCGCTTGCTCTTCTGACAATTGAGCAAGTAAGACAGATTTAACCACACAGTCCCCAACTAACAAAGTGCCTAATTGATAGTAAAGTCTGACAATGTGTATACACAAGCCAAAAAAGATAACCTAAACTTAACCCGAAGTTAATTTTTTAAGGATATATAGCCATCCTAAATGGTTTGTGGAAACGCACCCCAAAGTGTTGGTCTTCCACAAACCCAAAAATCTACCAATGATTTAGGACTGCTATATGACGCTTTTTGTCAGACAGCGGTAAGACTTTTATAGTACTTTGCTGCAATCATAACGATGTACAGAGGTTTGAGTCATTACTGAATGTGATGACTCAAACCTCTGTACTAACTGGAAAAGCTATATCTCAGCGATCGTATAGAATAAAAAAACTGAATTGGATTTTTTCATGACACGAATTTGTATTCTTGGTGGTGGTTTTGGCGGTTTGTATACTGCGCTTAATCTCGCACGGCTACCTTGGGCGGTCATGCCTGAAATTATCCTGATTGATAAAAGCGATCGCTTCTTATTTACACCATTTCTCTATGAGCTAGTCACAGCCGAAATGCAAGAATGGGAAATCGCGCCCACATTTACGGAATTACTCGCTGATACAGGGATTCAGTTTATTCAAGGTCTCATAACTAATATTAATTTTGAAGCGAAGCAAGTAGAAGTTAATATCGGTCAACCGAATGTATTGTCATACGATCGCCTAGTTTTAGCGATCGGTGGCGAAACACCGATGCATTATGTCGCAGGAGCTTCGGAATATGCCATTCCTTTTCGGAATCTCAATGATTTTTATCGACTTAATAGCAAACTGGAATTGTTAGAAGCTTCCAATCGCGACAAGATTCGTGTATGTATCGCAGGTGGTGGTAGTAGCGGGGTTGAGCTTGCTTGTAAAATCGCTGATCGCCTCAAAGATCGTGGTCGAGTCCGCCTAGTTGATCGCAATGCCAAAATTTTAGCTAACTCCACAGAGGCAAATCGGGCGATCGCCGAACTTGCCCTGTCCCAACGTGGTGTATGGACAGATCTAAATACCAGAGTTTCCCAAGTAACTGAAGATGAAGTTACTCTAGACTATGCCGACGGCAGTGATACCTTGCCAGTTGATATTGTGCTTTGGACAGTGGGAAGCACCTTCTCTAAAGTAATTCAAAATCTCCCAATTGGTCATAATCGGCAAGGTGCGATCGCTACTGAGCCAACTTTACAGGTTAAGGGGTATGCCGATGTCTTTGCGATCGGTGATTTAGCAGGACTAGATGTCAATGGTGAGCCTTTGCCAGCCACAGCACAGGTTGCCTTCCAGCAGTCACAATATTGTGCATGGAATATCTGGGCAAGCCTCAATCAAAAATCCCTAGTCAACTTTAACTACATTCCTCTCGGTGAATTTATTAGTTTAGGAGTTGATGGGGCAACTGCTTCTATTTTTGGTAAATTTAGCATTGATGGACTGCCCGCCAGCGCCATGCGAAGATTAGCCTACTTACTAAGAATGCCAACCCTCCAACATCAATGGAAGATTGGCACTCATTGGCTAACTAAACCCTTAATCGAAATGTTTAGAAAGTCTGTGTAGTAGTCCCAAATCATTAGTAGATTTTGGGGTTTGTAGAAGTGCGCCTCGAAGGCGTAGGCTTCCACAAAAGATCAATAAGAGAGATAGGACGTTTTCCCATCTCTCTTATTGATCTTCGGAATCTAAAGAATCATTTTCAAAGGTAGGTGTACTGGCAACATCAGCCAAACTAGTTGCGGACTTAGAGCCTTTTTTCTTGCGACGTTGATTAGTTCTTGTCCACTTCGTTTGATTCCAAATGCCAAATAGGACGAACGCCGAAACTATCGCTTCAAAATACCATTTAAGTGCTTGCTTAACGAGCTGACGAAATGTCTTATTTTTGCCTTCCTCAATGTTTTGCTTAATCGCCTTCTCATTCTTGGTAATTTCTGCCTCTAATTGATTTCTCAACTCCGCAGGATTATTTTTATCCAATTTGATATTTGGCGATCGCTTCTCAATAAATTCTGCGGCTTTCTTTAAATTAGCATCATTAGTATTTTTGATATTTTCTTTGATGGCATTAAATTGAGCAATTTGTTGGGATGCAACAGCGCTAGCTTGAGTGTTATTGTCGCCATTGATCCGAATTGCTGCACTAATACCGATAAATAGCATGATCACAAAGAAAATGCTTAATAATAGTGATAGCCATGACAAAAACTTGAGGATATTTTTACCAAAAGCAGAACGCGCTGTTGATTCACCATAAAATACTAAAACTAAGCCAATAATCGGAACAGGAGAAGTACCAACTAGCTTGCCTAATGTAGTAAATTCCCATGTGGGATCTTGGACAAACTTGGGAGGTAATAGTGCATCCGCAAAGTTAGAAAGTGCTAGTAATAAAAGTCCATAACCTGCGAGACGAAGTAGGTTAGCGGTAATTACCTCAGTGGAATTTGAATTTGAATTACTCATGTTTTGTAAATTAAAAGTTACATTAATCAATCACAGCAAAAGCTTGGATATTTTGATTACGCCTATAGCAAAATGCAAATTGATATAGTGATGTTAAGGCTGGGGAAAGTTTGTTTTCCACCATTCATACCACGAAATCCAAATTTTCTCTAATTTTTGATTAGTAGCAGCCCTATCCTTATCTGCTGTTAATGGTGTAGACATTAATGTCCATAGACAACGCCGATCTCGTAGATCTTTCTGTCCTAATAACCAACTAATGATCACATCCCGATCCATAGCGCGATCGCTAGCATTATCATCAAACTGTTCTTTGGTGACTGTCGATATTCCCCTTGGATTAATGCAGGCAGTTAAATAAGCTTGATTTTGATAAGTAAACATTGCATAGTAGCCGATGGGGTCTTTACGCACAATTTTTTGGCGGATCTCATCTTCATTCATATCAATATTGGCTAGTTCTTTCAGGAAAATGGGAATATCCCCTTCCGTTCCTACGCCATAACGCAAAGCAATATCTATAGGCTGATTATCTACCAAAAATTTGTAACGGTGTCCCGATAAATATTTGGGTTTAAAATAGAAATCTTTTGTATCGATGAGAGGTTCTGATTGTGTCAACTTCGCTTCAGTTAGCTCAAGCCGTTCAGGAAACATAGCAGGTGTAGGTTTACCAATATTACCATCTACAAGAGAGCGTAGGAAAATTAACAAGCTACCAGCAACTAAGATAGCAAGTAATCCAAAGCGTAATTTTTGATTCTTATAATTGTAATTAGGCTGATAATTGGTTACATCATTAATAGAATCTTTCGGTTTATCTACTGGCTTAATTCCGTCAGCTTGCTCTACTTCATTCATCTTATGAATAGTGTCATCAACAGAAGTAATCTTTGGTTGTTCAGGATTAACTGCATCAATTGGATTTACTTTTTGGGAGTCTGATTGATCCTCTGCGTTTTCCATAGAATTCTTGATAATGCTTGGATTTTGTAGTTCTTAAAGTGATTTTGTAACTATTTTTTAACTATTTAACGGGATAACTACTCATAGAGTTTTGTTCTGACTATCATAAAATCTAATCGCACCTGATCGATTAGCGATCGCCTAAAATGACCTATGAACAATTCGCCAATGAATTCTCCAGCAGCAATATCTTGGCTTGATCGCGTTGGTAATTGGAATCCTCAATTATTACGAGAGATTCGTGGCAAGCTCAAATTAAGGAATCTGATAGTCGCGATTAGCATATCACTACTATTCCAAATCATATTACTTCTGTTCTATAGCCAACGCATACCTAGCGAAGAGTGCTATGCCCAAGTACGTGGATTTGGCTGTGCAAAATCTTGGGCAGATTGGTGGTTAGAGCAATTTCGATTTATTACTTGGACTGAGCCTTTTGTTTTATTTCTAGCGGGAGTTTATAGTCTCATCTCAGATATTTCCCTTGAAGACTATAAGGGTACGCTCAACTTTATTCGGATCAGTCCGCGATCGAGCATTAGCATTCTCATGGGCAAAATCATGGGTGTACCATTGCTTGCCTATATTGGGCTTGGCTTAGTTATCCCCTATCACTTGCTAGCCGCCATTAATGCCAATGTCCCGATCGCTTTTTTATTAAGTTTTTATGTATTACTGATAGGCACTGCCTTTCTTTTGTTTAGTGGGGCAATTTTGTTGGCTTTGCTTAGTGGTTGGCAAGCCAAGTTTGGTGGACAAGTAACCGCAGGAGCCTTAGTATTTTCGTTTGTTACCTTTGTTTGGATTGTGCCTGCATTTATGTGGTGGAATATCTTCACTGCATGGAGCAGTTTCAGTAAGGTTTTAGTAGGCGGACGCATCAACGCTATCCAAGCAGAATGGTGGTATTTACCAATTACTTCCAACATCTGGACTTCACATATTTTTACAGTTGTAAATCTAGTGATTTTAAGCTTAGCGATCTGGCGCATTTTAGAAAGACGCTTTCACAATCCCACCGCAACTATAGTCAGCAAAGGGCAGAGCTATCTGGTAACTCTGTATCTAGAAATCTTGATGTTAGGATTTTGTATCCAATCTGGTTTTGCCGATAAGGGATTTTACGGAGAATTCCAGTTCCTGCTGATGTTGTTTATTTACATTGCTAACTTCTTTGTGTTTTTAGCCGCGATTACCGCTCTCACGCCCCAAAGACAATCCTTGCTGGATTGGGTAAGATTTGGAGCATTGTCCACCACTGAGGAGCATCCATCGGGTTTTGGCTATATTTTGCGGGATTTGATTTGGTCAGATAAAAGTCCCGCCCCGATCGCGATCGCCATTAACCTCTTAATTACCCAGTTACCAATTTTAGTTTGGGTAAATTCGTGGAATAATGCCGAAATGCGGAGTAGGGCGTTGATAGTTATTGCTTCCTTTGCGATCTCGATCTTGATCCTATCTTTAGTCACCCAGTTGATTTTATTACTCAAAAACCGTAACCCTTCAGCATGGGCAACAGGTACAGTTTCAGCATTGATTTTTCTACCAGTATTGATCATGCTTAGTCTGTCGATCACCCCCGAACGCTATGCAGGAGTCTGGTTGTTTTTTGGATTCCCTTGGGTTGTGGTCGCAAATATCAAACTTTCTGATATCATTCTTGCCTTCGGAGGACAAATTTTCGTAATAATTGCCTTGTCATTACAACTCATTTATCAGCTACAACGCGCTAAAATGCGAGAGACTTAGTGACTGGAATTTTGATTAATTTAGTAGACGCTTGAGCAACAACATGGCACAGTCAACCACTGCTAAACAGTTCGCCACTTCCACAGGTACAGTTCCCGATGTCGAACTTCAACGGGTTTTTAAAATGTTTGGAGCCAATACCGTGGTGCAGGGTGTCGATCTGCAAGTCCAGAGAGGCGAACTTTTTAGTATCCTCGGTCCCTCAGGTTGTGGTAAAACAACGCTACTCAGGCTAGTTGCAGGTTTTGAGGAACCATCAGCAGGAGAAGTGCTGATTCAAGGCAATCCGATGACCTACATTCCTGCTTATCAACGACCTGTAAATACCGTATTTCAAAGCTATGCTCTTTTTGGGCACATGACCATTTTTAATAATGTCGCCTTTGGGCTATCGGTCAAGGGTGTGGCAAAGCCAGAAATTCAACAGCGGGTTAAAGAGGCTCTTAAGCAAGTTCGGCTTGATCATTTGAGCGATCGCTATCCGAACCAAATCTCAGGTGGGCAGCAACAACGGGTAGCACTAGCAAGGGCGCTAGTTAATCGTCCTAAGGTAATTTTGCTGGATGAACCACTCGCCGCGCTAGACTTCAAGCTGCGTAAGGAAATGCAGGTAGAGCTGTCAAATTTGCAATATGACTTGGGCATTTCCTTCATCATGGTTACTCACGATCAAGGTGAAGCCCTTGCGATCTCCTCTAGAATTGCGGTGATGAATCAAGGCAGGATTGAGCAGATCGGCACACCTGCGGAGGTTTATGATCGCCCATCCTCAGCCTTTGTTGCTGATTTTGTCGGCGAAACCAATTTATTTGAATGTCGGGTAATTGAGCAGGATGGGGCATTTGTAGAGTTGCGATCGTCTACTGGTTTAGCGATCGTCGCCGCCAAGCCTAGACATTGGCTGCCTATTCCTGAAGCCGTAGTGAGCGTCCGTCCTGAAAAAATTAAACTCTCTACTGAATATCCCAATCAACCCTACAACACCTATCGCGGCATTCTCAATAATGTGCTTTATTTGGGCGATCACTCTCAGTTTGTAGTTGATCTCCATGCAAGTGAAAATGTACCACCCGTCCGAGTCACCCTCGTGCGTTCTAATCATCAAGGCGAAAAGACTCCTCCTTTTAACAGTCAAGTCTATGTTTCATGGATGCCCGAAGATTGTGTTGCACTTCCCAAAACTACCGTTGCAACCTAATAGCAATTAAGTAAATGACATCTGAAATGTCGTCTATGAAACTAACATCATTTCCTGATCAGTAATGTCAAACTCTATGAGTATCTCTCGGCGTAAATTTCTTAGACAGACTGCCTACGTCACATCTGCTTTAGCTGGTGCATCTAGTCTCTCCGCTTGTGGCATTTTTGATAAAGATCCGCAAGGAAATGAATCAGCCAAAGAAGATGCCCCACGTCCAGTTACTCAAGACAAACAAACTTTATATATTTATGGTTGGTCTACCTACATCAATAACCAAGAGGTTTTAGAGGGATTCACCAAAGAGACAGGCATAAAAGTTGTGGGTGATGCCTATGATTCTAACGAGGTGATGTTAGCCAAGCTAGAAGCTTCAGGTGGGCGATCGGGCTACAGCATCATCTATCCCAGTGACTATATGGTTACGCAGATGCGGGACAAGAAATTGCTTGCCCCACTTAATAAAAAATTACTGCCTAATATTAGTAATATTGCCAGTAATTATTTAGATTTGCCCCACGATCGCGGCGCAGTATTTAGTATCCCCGTCAGTTTAGGGACAACAGGGCTTGCCTATAACGTCAAGGCAGTTAACTCGATCATTGGAGAAGAACCAACCGATTGGAGTTATCTATGGGAGCACAAGAGTAAGTTACGAATTACCTTGGTTAACGATCCTCGCGAAGTAATGGGCATGGCGTTACATATTTTGGGGCATTCCTACAACACCAAAGAGCCCGACAAGATCGAAAAAGCTTTTCAAAAATTACGTGAACTCATGCCTGCGATCGCCAATTTTACTACCGATGCTTGGAGAGATCCATTATCTTCAGGGGATTTGATGATTTGTATGGCTTTCTCAGGAGATGCGATTAGCTTAGCAAGGCAAGATCCTAATATCAAATATATCTTGCCCAATAGTGGGACATCGATCTGGACAGATACGATGGCGATCCCTAGGGGTGCGTCTAATATCGAAGGTGCTCATGCTTGGATCAATTATGTGATGAAGCCAGAAGTTGCGGCAAAAATCAGTGATGCTAATAGTTTTGGGACAACTAATAAAATTGCTAAATCTATGATCCCTGATGATCTCAAAGCAATTAAAGCCTTAGAACCGACAGAAGGCATGATTAAGTTGAGCGATCGCATTACCAAACTTGATCCTGAAGTGTTGCAGATTTATGAAGGTTTTTGGACTCGTTTAACTACTGGTTTAGGATAAAAAACTAGGTACAGGAGACGCATCTCAAAAGTTTAAAAAACATATAAATTATTTCTGAATGCCCTATGACATCACCAAATCCCAGTGCCTTAAGTGGCAAGACCTCAATCAGTAGCCATCCATTTATTTGGGGAAATATCGCTTTTCTCGCTGGTGTGCCGTGGTTATTGACGCTAAGCATGGCAGGTTTAGCGGTGGGCGATCCTGTATTTCCCACATGGTTAGAGATATTTTTACTGGGGTTTCCTGCGATCACCGCAGTTGTATGGCTACAGTGGCAACAACCTTTTTCGCCTTTTAGCCTCTGGTTTTTAGTGAAGCCATCCGAGAGCTTGAGCGAAGCTGAACGTCGTGTACTAACTCTAGTTAAGCAGCAACGCAATGGTTGGTATGTCACAGGCTGGGTGGCGATCGCAGTTGCCTTTGTGATCAGTGCGATTTTTTGTAAACTCTACATAGAAGCACCACTTGCTCAAGCGATCGCGCCATTTCCTGCGGGGCTGCGTTTATTTGGGATTATCTGGGCTGAGATTTGCTTTTTATTAAGTAACGTTTTATTGCAATCAGGGGTTTCAGCACTACGAATTAAGCTCACGGCTGAGTCAGAAATAACCAGCCTGCAACCCTTTGCAGTTGAGAAAATCAGAAATAACTTTACCAATATCGGCTGGCAAGTACCTCAGCTATTAAAGTTTTTTGAAGAAGCTCTAATTCCTGAAACTGTCGAGGAAAAAGATGCGCCTCAAGAAACAACATCTGAACAAACTCAAGATGTTATGGAGGAATCTCAAGATACAGAAATTAGTGATGCTGCTGAAGAATCTATAACTGAAGCAAGTCCAGAAGTTGTTGAAGTCGTTGAGTCTTTAGATGAAGATTTTGAGGTTAACAACTTTACTGAAGAAGTAGTTTCTGAGGAAGTTGAGACCTCCCAAACAGAATCAGATCTCCAAGAAGAATCCGCCCCTGAGTTAAGCTTAGAAATTTCTGAGCCTATTTCTGAGGAATTGGTGTCTGAAGATGATGCGATCGCTGTTCAGGAAGAATTAAATATCGCAGAATTTGAAGTCGAATCTCTTGTAGAAGTAACTACAGAAGTTGAAGTAAATCTTGGCGAAGATGTAGCGATTGAAGAACCTACACAAACTGAGTCTGAAGTAGTTGCAGAATTTCATGATGATACTCTCGGAGAATTAACCGAAGCAATTGTTGATGAAGCGCCCGAAGAATTAGTAAATGATGAATCTCTAGATCAACTAGAGGCAACCTCAGAATTTAATGAATCTATAGATGAGAGCCCAGTAATCTCAGATGTCATTGATAATAATGCTGATTTAAGTTTAGAGGAATTACCAGAAACTTTTGCATCTCAAGAAGTGGCTAATAACCTTGTTGAGGAGGTTACAGAAGCATCTGAAGAATTAGAGATTAATGAAGATACTTTAGATACTATTGAAACTTCAGATATTAATGAAGTAGTTGCCGAGTCTGAATTAGAAATATCTGAAGATTTGGACAGTAATGATTTGATAGAGCCTTCTGCCGAAAAGGTTGCACAAGCAGAGTTTAACGAACCTGAACCTAATTCAATTCTAAACATTACTGAAGATATCCCAACTTCTGAATCGCATGAGGTTGTAGAAGATACTTTTGATACTAGCTCTAATATTTCTGACATTAAGTTAGACACTCAAGAAACTGCTAACGATTGCACTGAAGATAGTCTAGATTTGACTGTTAATGATACTGCTGCTGAACTAGAAATTGATGAATCCTCAGATTCCACAGATGAAGAAATTGATGTAAATCTGGATAACCCATTCGCAGATATCACTGAAGAATTAGCATCTGATAATTTTGATGAAGATACCCATGAAGAGATCACTGATTCTTCAGATTCAGAATTAGAAATTGTGGAGCCTGAGATTGAGGCGATCGCTTCAGTTACTGACGAACCCAATGCAGAAACCTCGGAAATTGTTGAAGAATCATCTATTAGTGAGATTACGGAGGAATCTGATCATGCAATAGATTTAGAGTCTGTTGATGTTGCTACAGATGGCTCAGTTGAAAATACTGAAGAGTTGGCAATCAATGAGATTGGAGGTTTTACTACTGAATTATCTGACGATGTTTCTGCCGAAAGTGCAATTGGGACAAACTTAGAAATTAACGCTAATCTGCCAGATACACAAAGCATAGAAGATCAGATTTCTGAAGAAACCAATGCTCTAGAGATTAATGAATCTAGTCAAGAATCTGAAAGCGAGGAGATTATAGATTTTGTAGATAATCCTGTAGATTCAGAAATTGCTGAAAGTTCCGAATCTGAAGATAGACAGATCGATGCGTTAATAGAAGAGACAGTCGATGATGCTATCAAAGAGACTGAAATTAATAATTCCGTTGAGACTGATTTAGCTACGGAGGCAAAGTCCCAAAAATCAAAAAAGTCTATAGACCTCTTTAGAAAGTCTCGAAAAAAGGGTTTCTCACAGAAAAATTATGGGTTTGGTAAATCAGCAAAGACCATTACTACCAAAGAATCTGATACTGATCAACTAGAAGCCAGCGTTGAAGATGATGAGCTAGAAGTCACTGACATTGTTGCTGAAGAATCTGTGGAGTCTAGATTTGATATTGCTGATACTAATCTAGAACTAGAAGAGATTGTAGAAGAACCAACTAATGCACTAATTTCAGACATGGAAACAGATGTGCATGCGGAGCTCACAATTGAGCAAGTAGAAACTTCAGAGAATGTAACCTCGGATTTTGATGAAGAACTGGATGAGCTGATTGCCTTCAATGCCTATGTAGAGAATATTCTACAAGAATATCTAGGCGACTCTAGTGAAGATGCTGATAATGAAACTCAAGAAGTTGAGGATATTATAGAAATATCCTCGGTCTCAGAACAAGCTACTGAGATCGCCGAAGAGGTCTTAATTGCTGAGGAGATTTTGGAAACAGCTATTCCTGAATCGATTGAGCCTCCAGCAACACTTGAGACAACAGAAGCGATCGCCCAAGATGCACAGGAAAACACACCAGAAAGTAATCCAGAGTATAAAGATCCTAAATATCTAGTGCAAGAGTTTCTCGTAGATAAGTTTTTAGCCAAGCTAGAAGAGCTAAATAATGCTGATAAGGCAAATAAGACCAATACTGAAAATACGGAGATAACTCCAGAAATCACCTTTGATAGTAATCCTAATAAGTCGTCTAATCCTGTACTAGATGAGTTTGCTGATCTTGAAGCACTTCTCAATAGAAAGCCATTATCTGATAATCCTGAATAGAGGGAGATCTTCGGTATTAGGCGATCGCAATCCCTGACCATTGCACTTGTGGCGCTCTTGGTTGGGGATTCGGATTATTCAGGAAATATCGACGATAGGAAAAGAAAATTTCCTCATGTTGTAACGTGCAGTAAGGTGCGATCGCCACATTTTCTGAGGGCATTCCCAATTCTTTAAGCTGTTGCACTTGCACTTGGCGCAAATCTAGCTTCACTCGTTCGGGATGTTCATCAGGATGGATACCAACTGATTGATTAATTGTCGCTGTCACCTGCTGGGCAACATCCTGCGAAACTTGGTAAACCTGTCCTGAAATCGCGGGGCCAAGAGCAATTCGTAAATCCTTTAATTCGCTACCTTGTTCGCATAATGTAGCGATCGCCTTAGTTACAATTCCCGAAGCTGTGCCGCGCCAACCTGCATGAACGGCAGCGACCGAGCCTAATTTGCGATCGCCAATCAATACAGGTACGCAATCAGCTGTACATACCCATACCGAGCGATTGCTATTAGTATTGTGGCGATCGGGGGTTGCCCATACGCCATCGGCTTCAGGCAAGACGGAATCGGGAATAGTTTCAATTTCATTAGCATGAATCAAGCGATTACCATGTACTTGCTTAGCCCGATAGGCTTTACCTGATTCAGCCAGATGATTATGGAGATCATTAGGTAATTTAGGAGCGTGCGATCGCGTAAAAAAACCATGTTGCCAGTCAGACAATAATTCACAAGTTAATACACCGTCTCGCCATTGCCATTGATTTGCATTCATGGTTTTTCAGTTCACAAGTTCAAAAATTAACGATGTTTTAATGATGCTCATTTAGCGCGATCGCTAGCCCTATCAGTAGACAATGCGATCGATCTAAAGAGGGATTCTGAGGTCAGTTAGACAGATTCTAGACTGCTTGCGTTAAGATTAGTTAATAAAATCATTCGTTCTTGGCAAAATCAACTAAGAACATCTCTATTGATGGAGCAGTAGTAGTGAAAAGCAATAATAAAAACGACAATAATAATAAAAAGTGGAAAAATTTTGGTTTATACGCACTGCTTGGCATTGTCGTCATTACCTTAGGGACAACGCTGCTCGATAGTCAGCCCGCCACTCAAGGGGAATGGCGCTATAGCAAACTGATCGAAGAAGTTAGAAAGAAACCCGCAGGCGTTTCTAGAGTTACTCTCAGTCCCGATCGCACCTTTGCCGAAGCAACTGTACCAGGAGGTCCTGAAGGTAAGCGCAAAGTTCGCGTCAACTTGCCCAACGACCCTGAATTCATCAAAACCCTCAGAGAAAACAATGTTGAATTAGATGTAGCCCCCCGTCGTACCGATGGCGCATTGATTCAAACCTTGAGCAGCTTGATTTTGCCAATTTTGCTTTTAGTCGGCTTATTTTTCCTACTACGTCGTGCCCAAGCAGGTCCTGGCAACCAAGCCATGAACTTTGGTAAGTCCCGCGCCCGTGTCCAGATGGAGCCTCAAACCCAAGTCACCTTCACCGATGTCGCGGGTATTGAGCAAGCCAAATTTGAACTTACCGAAGTCGTAGACTTCCTCAAAAATCCCGATCGCTTTACCGCCGTCGGTGCAAAAATTCCTAAAGGCGTACTCCTCGTTGGACCTCCCGGAACAGGTAAAACCCTACTAGCCCGTGCGGTTGCTGGTGAAGCTGGCGTACCTTTCTTCAGCATCTCTGGTTCAGAATTCGTGGAAATGTTCGTTGGTGTCGGAGCATCCCGTGTCCGTGACCTGTTCGAGCAAGCCAAGGCGAATGCACCTTGCATCGTATTTATCGATGAAATTGATGCTGTCGGTCGCCAGCGTGGCGCTGGTCTCGGTGGTGGTAACGATGAGCGTGAACAAACCTTGAACCAATTGCTCACCGAAATGGATGGCTTTGAAGGTAACACAGGCATCATCATCGTGGCTGCAACCAACCGTCCTGATGTATTGGATGCAGCGTTATTACGTCCTGGTCGTTTCGATCGCCAAGTAGTTGTT includes the following:
- a CDS encoding low-complexity tail membrane protein, giving the protein MTSPNPSALSGKTSISSHPFIWGNIAFLAGVPWLLTLSMAGLAVGDPVFPTWLEIFLLGFPAITAVVWLQWQQPFSPFSLWFLVKPSESLSEAERRVLTLVKQQRNGWYVTGWVAIAVAFVISAIFCKLYIEAPLAQAIAPFPAGLRLFGIIWAEICFLLSNVLLQSGVSALRIKLTAESEITSLQPFAVEKIRNNFTNIGWQVPQLLKFFEEALIPETVEEKDAPQETTSEQTQDVMEESQDTEISDAAEESITEASPEVVEVVESLDEDFEVNNFTEEVVSEEVETSQTESDLQEESAPELSLEISEPISEELVSEDDAIAVQEELNIAEFEVESLVEVTTEVEVNLGEDVAIEEPTQTESEVVAEFHDDTLGELTEAIVDEAPEELVNDESLDQLEATSEFNESIDESPVISDVIDNNADLSLEELPETFASQEVANNLVEEVTEASEELEINEDTLDTIETSDINEVVAESELEISEDLDSNDLIEPSAEKVAQAEFNEPEPNSILNITEDIPTSESHEVVEDTFDTSSNISDIKLDTQETANDCTEDSLDLTVNDTAAELEIDESSDSTDEEIDVNLDNPFADITEELASDNFDEDTHEEITDSSDSELEIVEPEIEAIASVTDEPNAETSEIVEESSISEITEESDHAIDLESVDVATDGSVENTEELAINEIGGFTTELSDDVSAESAIGTNLEINANLPDTQSIEDQISEETNALEINESSQESESEEIIDFVDNPVDSEIAESSESEDRQIDALIEETVDDAIKETEINNSVETDLATEAKSQKSKKSIDLFRKSRKKGFSQKNYGFGKSAKTITTKESDTDQLEASVEDDELEVTDIVAEESVESRFDIADTNLELEEIVEEPTNALISDMETDVHAELTIEQVETSENVTSDFDEELDELIAFNAYVENILQEYLGDSSEDADNETQEVEDIIEISSVSEQATEIAEEVLIAEEILETAIPESIEPPATLETTEAIAQDAQENTPESNPEYKDPKYLVQEFLVDKFLAKLEELNNADKANKTNTENTEITPEITFDSNPNKSSNPVLDEFADLEALLNRKPLSDNPE
- the pgeF gene encoding peptidoglycan editing factor PgeF, which encodes MNANQWQWRDGVLTCELLSDWQHGFFTRSHAPKLPNDLHNHLAESGKAYRAKQVHGNRLIHANEIETIPDSVLPEADGVWATPDRHNTNSNRSVWVCTADCVPVLIGDRKLGSVAAVHAGWRGTASGIVTKAIATLCEQGSELKDLRIALGPAISGQVYQVSQDVAQQVTATINQSVGIHPDEHPERVKLDLRQVQVQQLKELGMPSENVAIAPYCTLQHEEIFFSYRRYFLNNPNPQPRAPQVQWSGIAIA
- the ftsH3 gene encoding ATP-dependent zinc metalloprotease FtsH3; this encodes MKSNNKNDNNNKKWKNFGLYALLGIVVITLGTTLLDSQPATQGEWRYSKLIEEVRKKPAGVSRVTLSPDRTFAEATVPGGPEGKRKVRVNLPNDPEFIKTLRENNVELDVAPRRTDGALIQTLSSLILPILLLVGLFFLLRRAQAGPGNQAMNFGKSRARVQMEPQTQVTFTDVAGIEQAKFELTEVVDFLKNPDRFTAVGAKIPKGVLLVGPPGTGKTLLARAVAGEAGVPFFSISGSEFVEMFVGVGASRVRDLFEQAKANAPCIVFIDEIDAVGRQRGAGLGGGNDEREQTLNQLLTEMDGFEGNTGIIIVAATNRPDVLDAALLRPGRFDRQVVVDRPDFAGRLEILGVHARGKTLSKDVDLEKIARRTPGFTGADLSNLLNEAAILAARRNLTEISMDEINDAVDRVLVGPEKKDRVMSEKRKELVAYHEAGHALVGALMPDYDAIQKVTIIPRGRAGGLTWFLPTEERMQSRAYLQNQMAVALGGRIAEEIVFGEEEVTTGASSDLQQVAAIARQMVMRFGMSEKLGPVALGRSNGNMFLGRDIAAERDFSEETAATIDEEVGILVADAYRRAKQLLVDNRHVLDKIAKDLVERETVDAEELQQILETNELKLAAAL